TTGGCCGATAAGATTGATGAAATCAAAACAATTTGCCAATACTGTAGTAAGAAAGCAACCATGGTTTTAAGGACAGAAAACGGAAAACCTGTCTATGAAGGTGATCAGATACAAATTGGTGGTAATGAAACATATATCCCAGTTTGTCGAAAACATTATTTTAATCCAGATATTTAAAAGGTAATCGGTTTTAAAGGAGATACAAAGAAAAATGAATATTTATGATCAATTGCAGGCAGTTGAAGATCGTTATGAAGAGTTAGGTGAGTTACTTAGTGATCCAGATGTTGTTTCAGATACAAAGCGATTTATGGAATTATCACGTGAAGAAGCTAATACTCGAGAAACTGTCACAGCTTATAGAGAATATAAGCAAGTCATTCAAACCATTTCAGATGCTGAAGAAATGATCAAAGATGCCAGTGGTGATCCTGAATTAGAAGAAATGGCTAAAGAAGAACTTAAAGAATCAAAAGCAGCTAAAGAAGAGTATGAAGAAAAATTAAAAATCCTTCTATTACCTAAAGATCCTAACGATGATAAAAACATTATTTTAGAAATTCGTGGTGCTGCTGGTGGCGATGAAGCAGCGCTTTTTGCTGGTGATCTTTTAACAATGTATCAAAAATATGCTGAAACTCAAGGATGGCGTTTTGAAGTTATGGAATCATCCGTTAATGGTGTTGGTGGTATTAAAGAAGTGGTTGCCATGGTTTCTGGTCAGTCAGTTTATTCTAAGCTTAAATATGAATCAGGAGCTCATCGTGTTCAACGTGTCCCAGTGACAGAGAGTCAGGGTCGTGTTCATACTTCAACTGCAACTGTTTTGGTAATGCCAGAAGTTGAAGAAGTAGAATACGACATTGATCCTAAAGACCTTCGCGTCGATATTTACCACGCGTCTGGTGCTGGTGGTCAGAATGTCAATAAAGTTGCTACTGCAGTTCGTATGGTACACATTCCTACAGGAATCAAAGTTGAAATGCAAGAAGAGCGTACTCAGCAAAAAAACCGTGATAAAGCGATGAAAATCATTCGTGCTCGTGTTGCTGACCATTTTGCGCAAATTGCTCAAGATGAACAAGATGCTGAACGTAAATCAACAGTTGGTACTGGTGATCGTTCAGAACGTATTCGTACTTATAATTTCCCGCAAAATCGTGTAACAGATCATCGTATTGGTTTGACACTTCAAAAATTAGATACTATTTTATCTGGAAAAATGGATGAAGTTATTGATGCACTCGTTATGTATGATCAGACAAAGAAATTAGAATCTCTCAATAACTAATGAACTATGCTACATTAATCAGAACTTATGAAGATAAACTAGAACAAATAGATGAGGATCGCGAAAATCTCGCCTATGTTTTTAGAGAAATCAAAGAATGGTCAAGTCTAGATATGTTGATTCACCAAAATCAAGCTGTGACTCCTGAAGATGCTGTTCTTTTGGAACATATTTTCTGTTCTCTAAGTCAGCATTTATCTCCTCAATATATTACAGGTAATGCTTATTTTCGTGATTTGAAGCTTGCAGTCGACAAGCGTGTATTAATTCCAAGGCCAGAAACAGAAGAATTAGTTGACATGATTTTAGCTGAAAATCTTGATGCACCGTTGAATGTTTTAGATATTGGTACAGGTAGTGGAGCGATTGCTATTTCTCTCAAAAAAGAAAGGCCTAACTGGCAAGTAACGGCATCTGATATTTCTAGAGCTGCTCTTGACTTGGCAAAAGCCAATGCTGATGCTTACCAGCTTGATATAACGTTTATTGAATCAGATGTTTTTAGTCTCATTTCAGAAACATTTGATATTATTGTGTCAAATCCTCCCTACATATCCTACGAGGATAAGGAAGAAGTCAGTCTAAATGTTTTGCAATCAGAGCCTCATTTGGCACTTTTTGCTAAAGAAAATGGCTATGCTATTTACCGTAAGATTATTGAACAAGCTGACAATTACTTAACTAAGGAGGGGAAGCTTTACTTTGAAATTGGTTATAAGCAAGCTGAAGGTATAAAAGATAT
The genomic region above belongs to Streptococcus pyogenes and contains:
- the prfA gene encoding peptide chain release factor 1, which gives rise to MNIYDQLQAVEDRYEELGELLSDPDVVSDTKRFMELSREEANTRETVTAYREYKQVIQTISDAEEMIKDASGDPELEEMAKEELKESKAAKEEYEEKLKILLLPKDPNDDKNIILEIRGAAGGDEAALFAGDLLTMYQKYAETQGWRFEVMESSVNGVGGIKEVVAMVSGQSVYSKLKYESGAHRVQRVPVTESQGRVHTSTATVLVMPEVEEVEYDIDPKDLRVDIYHASGAGGQNVNKVATAVRMVHIPTGIKVEMQEERTQQKNRDKAMKIIRARVADHFAQIAQDEQDAERKSTVGTGDRSERIRTYNFPQNRVTDHRIGLTLQKLDTILSGKMDEVIDALVMYDQTKKLESLNN
- the prmC gene encoding peptide chain release factor N(5)-glutamine methyltransferase, whose product is MNYATLIRTYEDKLEQIDEDRENLAYVFREIKEWSSLDMLIHQNQAVTPEDAVLLEHIFCSLSQHLSPQYITGNAYFRDLKLAVDKRVLIPRPETEELVDMILAENLDAPLNVLDIGTGSGAIAISLKKERPNWQVTASDISRAALDLAKANADAYQLDITFIESDVFSLISETFDIIVSNPPYISYEDKEEVSLNVLQSEPHLALFAKENGYAIYRKIIEQADNYLTKEGKLYFEIGYKQAEGIKDMLQAYFPQRHIRAVTDIFGKERMVVVDYGVSS